GATTGCCGACCTTTCCACAGTGGTGCGGCCATCACTAACCGTGGTCGATGCCGTACGAATCCTCGTTGACCACGGCCCCTCCAGCGGTAGCCTGGATGATGTCAGACTGACCAATACCGTAATCGCCAGCCATGATATAGTCGCCGCCGATGCCTATGCGGCCACCCTCTTCGGGCTTACCGGTGCGGATATTCCCGCCACCCGTATCGGGGCGGAAATGGGCCTGGGGACACTGGACCTTAGCAGCGTGAAAGTGGAAGAAATTAATGTCTGAACGGTATGGTCGCGGTGGCTGACAACGGCCCTGATAAAAAGAGAGTTTCGACCGGTTCGCGGAGATGGCGGCGGGCACGCCAGGTTGTCCAGGTTCTGGCACTGCTTCTCTTCTTCTACCTGCTTCTCGGTACACGGCAGGCAGGCACAACTGCCCTGCCCCACGACATATTCTTCCGACTCGACCCACTGGTAGGTATTTCAACCATGCTTGCCAGTCGCCAGTGGGTACCTGCGCTGGCAGTCGGTGGTGTCACCCTGCTACTGACCCTGGTGCTGGGCCGCTTCTGGTGTGGCTGGCTGTGTCCTCTGGGTACCATCCTGGACTGGACACCGGCGAGACGCCCTCGCCGGGGACGAAGCGATACTGCCGGCCACTGGAAATATGTCAAGTACCTGGTTCTCTCCATTACCCTGTTGTCTGCGGCACTGGGGAGCCTGACGATACTTGTTCTTGACCCGATAACGCTTCTGTTTCGCACCGTGAGCAATGCACTCCTGCCTGCCTTCAGCACTGTGGTTACTACCGTAGAAGGTTGGCTTTACAGGATGGAACCGCTGCAACCGGCGGTAGAATGGCTGGACGGCCTTGTCCGGGGCTGGCTGCTCACTGAGCAAGCATTTTTCATACCGGGCCTTCTGCTCATTGCTGTCTTCACCGGTGTTCTGGCGCTGAATGCCATCCGGCGCCGGTTCTGGTGTCGCTACCTCTGTCCGCTGGGGGCTTTACTCGGGCTGTTCTCAAGATTTGCCTGGCTACGGCACTTCGTCGATGAAGGGAAGTGCACCTCCTGCCGGCGCTGTGCTCTCTCGTGCCCGATGGGCGCTATCGACCCGGAGCGCGGGTTTGCCGCCAGTGCCGCCGAGTGTACCGTGTGCCTCGATTGCGCAGAAGCCTGTCCGGCAGGCGTAATCGCTTTTCGCGGGCAGAAGGTCCATCATGCGATACCACACTTCCAGCCATCACGACGGCAACTCTTCGCCTCCCTGGGTGTGGTTGCCATCGGGACGGCCCTGCTCAAGACAACGACGTTCTTCCGTAGTAAGAACCCTATGTTAGTCCGGCCGCCC
The Dehalococcoidales bacterium genome window above contains:
- a CDS encoding 4Fe-4S dicluster domain-containing protein, coding for MADNGPDKKRVSTGSRRWRRARQVVQVLALLLFFYLLLGTRQAGTTALPHDIFFRLDPLVGISTMLASRQWVPALAVGGVTLLLTLVLGRFWCGWLCPLGTILDWTPARRPRRGRSDTAGHWKYVKYLVLSITLLSAALGSLTILVLDPITLLFRTVSNALLPAFSTVVTTVEGWLYRMEPLQPAVEWLDGLVRGWLLTEQAFFIPGLLLIAVFTGVLALNAIRRRFWCRYLCPLGALLGLFSRFAWLRHFVDEGKCTSCRRCALSCPMGAIDPERGFAASAAECTVCLDCAEACPAGVIAFRGQKVHHAIPHFQPSRRQLFASLGVVAIGTALLKTTTFFRSKNPMLVRPPGVQEEELLSKCVRCGECTRVCPTGGLQPSLTTAGWEGLWTPVLVSRFGYCDYSCNSCGQVCPTGAIPRLPLDVKRLAVIGLAVIDEERCLPYAEGKPCIVCEEMCPVPEKAIQLDEESVVNEHGETVILQYPRVIRHLCIGCGICEYQCPLEGEAAIRVYAPGEAPPHEQPQQRRRGQQ